The following is a genomic window from Thaumasiovibrio subtropicus.
ATGCTAGTGATGGTCGGTATTTTCATTGTGGCAATGATGTTTGGCATCATCAATATCATGTTGATGTCGGTGTTCGAACGCACGCGTGAGTTTGGTGTGTTGATGGCCGTCGGCATGCAAAAACATCGCATCTTCAGCTTGATTGTACTTGAGACGACATTTTTGGGGGGCTTGGGGGTGGGTTTAGGGTTGTCTGTCAGTGCGTTAGTCAGCGCTTATCTCGCCAATCATGGCTTACCGCTTGGCGCGTTAGCGGAGGGGCTGGGTGCCTTTGGTGCCGATACGACCATCTACCCGCATGTGACCTTAGCTGATTATCGCCTAGTGACCTTCAGTGTGATCACTGCTGCAGCAATCGCTGCGATTTATCCCGCAAGGCTAGTCTTGAAACAGCGTCCCGTAGACGCGATGGCGGAGAAACATTAATGACGATTCAAATTTCTCAGTTAAGAAAAGTGTATAACCAAGAGACTGACTTTCCGGTACACGCGGTGCAGTCCTTAGATCTCTCAATTGAAAAAGGCGAGTTTGTTGCCATTATGGGCCCTTCTGGTTCCGGCAAAACGACCCTATTGAATATGCTTGGTGGGATTGATGTGCCCACAAGTGGTTCTGTCACCATTGATGATGTTGTACTGACTGAACTTGATGATAGGGCATTGATTGCTTACCGCCGCGATAACATTGGCTTTATTTTCCAAGACTATAGTTTGCTACCTGTGCTTACTGCGAGAGAAAACGTTGAGTTTGTGATGCAGTTGCAAGGTCGACATGCTGCCGAGTGCCAAGAGCGCGCCAACACCTTGTTAGACCAAGTTGGATTGGCTGCTCAGAAAGATAAGCGGCCATCGAAGTTATCTGGGGGGCAGCAGCAACGAGTGGCGGTCGCACGCGCATTGGCATCCAGACCGCGATTTGTCATGGCGGATGAACCGACTGCAAACCTTGATGCGCAAAGTACTTCTGAGTTACTCGATATAATGCAGCAGCTTAATGAGAAGGAGCAAACCACATTTATCTTCTCTACTCATGATCCGCGTGTCATTAAGCGTGCGAAGCGTGTCATTGTGTTTGAACATGGATGCTTAAAAGAGGATAGAAGGCAGTGACATCGGCTCGACACGGTTACAGCTTCCTCCTCGTGTTGCTGTGTGGA
Proteins encoded in this region:
- a CDS encoding ABC transporter ATP-binding protein gives rise to the protein MTIQISQLRKVYNQETDFPVHAVQSLDLSIEKGEFVAIMGPSGSGKTTLLNMLGGIDVPTSGSVTIDDVVLTELDDRALIAYRRDNIGFIFQDYSLLPVLTARENVEFVMQLQGRHAAECQERANTLLDQVGLAAQKDKRPSKLSGGQQQRVAVARALASRPRFVMADEPTANLDAQSTSELLDIMQQLNEKEQTTFIFSTHDPRVIKRAKRVIVFEHGCLKEDRRQ